In Pseudorca crassidens isolate mPseCra1 chromosome 16, mPseCra1.hap1, whole genome shotgun sequence, one DNA window encodes the following:
- the FRAT2 gene encoding GSK-3-binding protein FRAT2, whose amino-acid sequence MPCRREEEEEADEEEEEEEEEDSFLLLEQSVTLGGSGEVDRLVAQIGETLQLDAAQDRPASPCAPPGPPLQPPRPPAVVRADKARAPALPLLLPPASAETGGPAPPGALRCALGDRGRVRGRAAPYFVAELAASPSALPGPCRRGWLRGAVASRRLQQRRWPPAGARANDDDPHRLLQQLVLSGNLIKEAVRRLQRAVAAVAATGPAVPPGPGGSRSRPDPVALQPSGALH is encoded by the coding sequence ATGCCGTGccggagggaggaggaagaggaagccgacgaggaagaggaggaggaggaggaggaggacagctTCCTCCTACTGGAACAGTCGGTGACTCTGGGCGGTTCGGGCGAGGTGGACCGGCTGGTGGCCCAGATCGGCGAGACGCTGCAGCTGGACGCGGCGCAGGACCGCCCTGCCTCCCCGTGCGCGCCCCCGGGGCCGCCACTGCAGCCCCCGCGACCCCCGGCGGTGGTGCGGGCGGACAAGGCCCGAGCCCCGGCTCTGCCGTTGCTTCTGCCGCCCGCCTCGGCCGAGACTGGGGGTCCGGCGCCCCCGGGGGCCCTGCGCTGCGCCCTCGGGGACCGTGGCCGGGTGCGGGGCCGGGCTGCGCCCTACTTTGTGGCCGAGCTCGCCGCAAGCCCCAGCGCGCTGCCCGGGCCGTGCCGGCGAGGATGGCTGCGGGGCGCTGTCGCCTCCCGCCGCCTGCAACAGCGACGATGGCCCCCAGCCGGGGCGCGCGCCAACGACGACGACCCGCACAGGCTCCTGCAGCAGCTGGTGCTCTCGGGGAACCTCATCAAGGAGGCCGTGCGGAGGCTCCAGCGAGCCGTCGCCGCGGTGGCAGCCACGGGCCCCGCGGTACCCCCCGGACCCGGGGGCAGCCGCAGCCGACCGGACCCTGTCGCCCTTCAGCCCTCCGGCGCCTTGCACTGA